Proteins from a genomic interval of Polaribacter sejongensis:
- a CDS encoding cysteine desulfurase family protein — MKTVYLDNAATTQIDDQVIEVMHTSMKGNYGNPSSIHQFGRKAKSAVETARKNIAKHFNVTASEIIFTAGGTEADNLILHNAVFNLGVKRIITTKIEHHAVLHTCFHLEKNHNILVDYVNLDEFGSVDIVHLEQLLSGSEDKTLVSLMLVNNEIGNILDIDAVAGICKKNNALFHSDTVQAIGHYNIDLQKTSLDFMVASAHKFHGPKGVGFAFFRKGFGILPMLHGGEQEMGARSSTENVHAILGMEKALELAVSNLKKDQKEIGGVKEYFISELKGLSKDIEFNGLSSDIEKSSYTILNLRFPFINDMLLFSLDMAGIAISGGSACQSGSNKGSHVLKEILNDIDADKTSVRFSFSKYTTKQEIDFVVNYLKENI, encoded by the coding sequence ATGAAAACTGTTTATTTAGATAACGCAGCAACCACACAAATAGATGACCAAGTTATAGAGGTAATGCATACATCTATGAAAGGTAATTATGGTAATCCATCATCTATTCATCAATTTGGTAGAAAAGCAAAATCTGCCGTAGAAACTGCAAGAAAAAATATAGCAAAGCATTTTAATGTAACGGCCAGCGAAATTATTTTTACTGCTGGTGGTACAGAAGCAGATAATTTAATATTGCACAATGCTGTTTTTAACCTCGGTGTTAAAAGAATTATTACGACGAAAATAGAGCATCATGCCGTTTTACATACGTGTTTTCATTTAGAAAAAAATCATAACATACTTGTCGATTATGTAAACCTTGATGAATTTGGATCTGTGGATATTGTTCATCTAGAGCAACTTTTATCAGGATCAGAAGACAAGACACTGGTAAGTTTAATGTTGGTTAATAATGAAATTGGTAACATTTTAGATATTGATGCAGTTGCAGGGATTTGTAAAAAAAATAATGCATTATTTCATTCGGATACCGTACAAGCGATAGGACATTATAATATTGATTTACAGAAAACATCCTTAGACTTTATGGTAGCGAGTGCGCATAAGTTTCACGGACCAAAAGGAGTAGGGTTTGCTTTTTTTAGAAAAGGATTTGGAATTTTACCAATGCTTCATGGAGGAGAACAAGAAATGGGAGCAAGGTCTAGTACCGAAAATGTTCATGCTATTTTGGGCATGGAAAAAGCATTAGAATTAGCTGTTTCTAATCTGAAAAAAGATCAAAAAGAAATAGGGGGGGTAAAAGAGTATTTTATATCAGAATTAAAAGGACTTTCAAAAGATATTGAGTTTAACGGACTTTCATCAGACATAGAAAAAAGTAGTTATACCATTTTAAATTTACGTTTTCCTTTTATCAACGACATGCTTTTATTCAGTTTAGATATGGCAGGAATTGCTATTTCTGGTGGAAGTGCTTGCCAAAGTGGTAGCAATAAAGGTTCGCATGTTTTAAAAGAAATTTTAAACGATATAGATGCAGATAAAACTTCGGTTCGTTTTTCTTTTTCTAAATACACTACAAAACAAGAAATTGATTTTGTTGTAAATTATTTAAAAGAAAATATTTAG
- a CDS encoding transposase, with translation MDKFKNKYRVSSTRLQSWDYRNNGAYFITICTANRKHLFGEIVKKLPSNLPTMQLNEIGKLAEKYWLEIPQHFPFVELGNFVIMPNHTHRILIIDKQIIDKQIETLQCNVSTGDKNIGAKNEQMAKISPKPGYISTIIRSYKSVVSKNARKIDQYFGWQSRFHDHIICNNISFNKVQNYITNNPLMWNEDKFYK, from the coding sequence TTGGACAAATTTAAAAATAAATACCGCGTTTCCTCTACCCGTTTGCAATCTTGGGATTATAGGAATAATGGTGCGTATTTTATAACAATTTGTACCGCCAATCGAAAACATTTATTTGGTGAAATTGTAAAAAAATTGCCCAGCAATTTACCTACAATGCAATTAAATGAAATAGGAAAATTGGCAGAAAAATATTGGTTAGAAATCCCTCAACATTTTCCATTTGTGGAACTGGGTAATTTTGTGATAATGCCCAATCATACCCATAGAATTCTAATTATTGACAAACAAATTATTGACAAACAAATTGAAACGTTGCAGTGCAACGTTTCTACGGGGGATAAAAATATTGGTGCCAAAAATGAACAAATGGCAAAAATTTCACCAAAACCCGGTTATATTTCTACCATTATACGATCTTATAAATCTGTTGTATCAAAAAATGCTCGAAAAATTGACCAATATTTTGGTTGGCAATCTCGTTTTCATGATCATATTATTTGCAATAATATCTCTTTCAATAAAGTTCAGAATTACATTACAAACAACCCTTTAATGTGGAATGAAGATAAATTTTATAAATAA